In a genomic window of Glycine max cultivar Williams 82 chromosome 13, Glycine_max_v4.0, whole genome shotgun sequence:
- the LOC100803676 gene encoding N6-mAMP deaminase gives MEWCVSMPKIELHAHLNGSIRDSTLLELTKALIGKGAINFSEVEHIILKYNRSVEEVFKLFDLIHILTTDHNTVARITREVIEDFASENVVYLELRTTPKRNDSVGMSKRSYVEAVLKGLRSITSVDVDFIPHCEDSKTLFTPAPAIDGHARKRIFVRLLLSIDRRETTEAAMDTVKLALEMRPYGVVGIDLSGNPSIGDWTTYLPALKFAREQGLYVTLHCGELPNSKEIKNMLDFRPQRIGHACFFEDEHWRQLKSSNIPVEICLTSNVRTMTVPSIDVHHFAHLYNAKHPLVLCTDDSGVFSTCLSKEYKIAADSFGLGRREMFELSRNAVEYIFADSKIKEDLRRNFNSVAKKYGSVTTVSS, from the exons aTGGAGTGGTGTGTGTCAATGCCAAAGATTGAACTGCATGCTCACCTTAATGGATCCATCCGAGACTCCACACTTCT tgAACTCACTAAGGCTTTGATTGGAAAGGGTGCCATTAATTTTTCCGAAGTGGAGCATATCATCCTCAAAT ATAACCGTTCAGTGGAAGAAGTTTTCAAGCTGTTCGACCTAATCCACATTCTCACCACTGATCACAACACTGTTGCAAGAATTACCAGAGAA GTTATTGAGGATTTTGCATCAGAGAATGTTGTCTATCTGGAGTTGAGGACTACTCCAAAG AGAAATGATTCTGTGGGAATGAGCAAACGCTCTTATGTTGAAGCTGTACTGAAAGGTCTAAGATCAATTACTTCAGTTGATGTGGATTTCATTCCACATTGTGAAGATTCAAAGACTCTTTTTACTCCTGCACCGGCTATTGATGGACATGCGAGAAAAAGAATCTTTGTTAGGCTTCTCTTGAGCATTGACAGAAGGGAGACAACAGAAGCTGCAATGGACACT GTCAAGCTTGCACTGGAAATGAGGCCTTATGGGGTAGTTGGAATTGACCTCTCTGGAAATCCAAGTATTGGTGATTG GACCACATACTTGCCAGCATTGAAATTTGCTCGAGAACAAGGTCTTTATGTAACACTTCATTGTGGCGAG TTACCTAATTCAAAGGAGATAAAAAATATGCTTGACTTTCGCCCCCAAAGGATTGGACATGCTTGTttctttgaggatgaacactggAGACAGCTAAAGTCATCGAACATTCCG GTTGAAATTTGCTTGACATCAAACGTTAGGACAATGACTGTTCCATCTATAGATGTTCACCACTTTG CTCATTTATACAACGCAAAACATCCTTTAGTCCTGTGTACCGATGACTCTGGTGTGTTCTCTACCTGTCTCTCCAAGGAATACAAAATTGCTGCTGATTCATTTG GGCTGGGAAGGAGGGAAATGTTTGAGCTATCAAGGAATGCTGTTGAGTATATATTCGCAGACAGCAAAATAAAGGAGGATTTAAGAAGAAATTTCAATTCAGTGGCAAAAAAATATGGAAGTGTAACCACAGTTTCATCTTGA